Below is a genomic region from Rosa chinensis cultivar Old Blush chromosome 5, RchiOBHm-V2, whole genome shotgun sequence.
TTATGACatgtaaaaattaattaaactgtttaaaatcatttttaattttaattgtgaacCTGTTGTAGTCCATTACTAATATTTctctacttttttttcttttttttttataatgacGCGTCACTAACGTGGTATATGTAAAAATCCTATCATAGGTGATGAGAGTTTCAAAATAGTTGACCAAGAAACTAAAGTTCACTAGACAAGATTGAAAATGGTAAATACCACTGATGAAACTAAAAGTGTATGCACACAAATAATTTAGAGTTGAAATATCAAGGAGATAAAATGAATTTTACTCCACTTTATAGTTCTACTCTTAGTCCAACCACTGAAGTAGTCTATATATAGTTTACAACATATAGTGTACACATTAATGCACGTCAACTTCCAGACAACAACTCTAAGTTCGCCGTGGTTCATAACTTGGCATCGCCTATTGATGATGTCCACGGCTTATATCAATGCATGTCTTGCGGCTTACAGATCGATCATTTGGTAATCATTTATTAGTTAAACATGGCCTGATAACAGGTCGGCTCCAAATAAATTTCTTGTAGAGTTGATTTTAAAAGAGCAAGAGATTGTTGCAATTAATAACAGGTCAAGGAAGTTTACTTCACCGGTGAGATTACGGTACGTAATCAGGATTGCCCGATGCAAAGGCGAACGACCTCGTCTCTAACAGCCACCAACTTTTCTCtatgggtttagggttttggcttCCCAGCTGTGCTGTTAAAAGATAGAGAGAACTTGTGCTGCACGGTGACGCTTACGCCCCATTAAAATGGGCCAACTGTTCATAAATATGTTGGGCTGGGTCTTAGGCCCCCAAGAGTGTAGACTATAAGAGCCCTAGAGATTTGAAGGCGCGCCAATTGGTTCCACCCTCTCCTCCGTAAAGTGGCAGCTCAAGGTGGTGACGCGtaacctttcttttctttcttaaaaTCCCACCACCGTCTCAACCCCTTCCTCCACCGTCAAAAAACTCAAACACAGCTTctgtgcctctctctctcttttctctctaaaACTATGCCCCAAGGTACTAATATTATCTCATCCCCTGAACCATTGCAGTTATAAAGTTATcgtctttctgggtttttttctttttttctttgcagTTATAAAGTTATgatctttctgggttttttttgttttgttcaaacTAGTGATAATGATTAATTCTTGGGTTCAGATCTTCCTGGGTTTTATTATGATGCGGAGAAGAATAGGTACTTCCCCAACAAGGGCCCAGTACCGGGTTCTCGTAGTACTGCTGCTTCTTCTAGTGCTCAGAAACTGAACCAGGTGCATTGGGTGTTCTGCATTTGGGCCCAAGTTCATGTTTTTTAGGTGATTTTTTTACCTGTTTTGATTTGGTATATTTGGTGCTTACATTGGGGTACTTAGAATTGGGTGTTCGAAGTTGTATTGCATTTGCTTTGGTGAAGTTCCTTAGTTGCTTATTGTGGGATTTTGGTGTCATGATTAAAGGTTGATCATTACAATTGATTGTTAGGATCAGGGGGCGTTCGTATTGATATGGTTGAGACTAGTACATTATTGGAAGTTCAGGCTTTTAAGTACTAGAATTTTGCCGATAGTAGCGTTCCTCTGATTTATATATAGGTGTATTGGTGTTGGCTACTTGGCTGTAGAGTTGGTGCATGAGTGTTTCCTTTATGTGTTTTCTAAGAATTGTGTTGCTTAAGTGGCGAGTGAATAGACTAAAACATGGCACATTGCTTCCTATTTAGTTTCATTTCGTATTGATTATTAATCACATAcacttgtaatttttttttccttgtttaaTTTGCTTCTTAAAGCTCTAGCGATTTTAATCAGCTGCTTGTTTgctggattttatactttctgtTTGGCAGTTAAGATACTTTAAGGATTTCcttgttcattttcttttctttgcaggAAGCCAACAAATGTAAGCTAACAAAAGTAAGAACTTCTAAGCTGCTTCAGGCTAGGGAGTTATATGGTAATGTCATTGCTTCCAGTAAAGGGAGGTGCAACTTCAAGGAGGAATTCCAAAAGGCACAAGCATCCCATCCTGTGGTATGTTGGTTTAATATAGGCCTCAAGTTTAGGTTAAGTTTTCCATTTCTGTATAAACTTAGCAAATATGACTCCCAGCAATTTTTTTCAAGCTTATACGTTCTGCAAAGTATGTTGCTCTATGTTGAAATTGAACATTGTTTTTTGAATAGGCCTTGAGTTTAAATTTAGTTTTCTAGTTCAGTCAAAATTAGCAAATCATGACTCCCAtcaatttttcttcctttttctttgtaGCTTATGCTTTCTGCACAGTAGTTTCCTAATTCACGTTGGTCCTTTTAGTGGTCTTTTTTGTGGGAGAGAAAGTACCCCTCTGCATGGGGACCTTAGGCCTTCACTTGTGAGTATATAACAGTTCCAAACTTTACTGTAACCCTATTTGAGTCTCAAATAGGGGAGATGGGGCTGAATCTTAAACTCAGAAGCAAAGAGCTTTGGGATATCTATGCACAGGTCAAAATATGATGTATTTCGCCATGGAATTTTAAGTCTAGTGCCAAagagattcttttttttttttttttgtgtcaacTGGTTAATTCTCGATCAATGGATTTGTATACCATGCTTCTGTCACTTTAGGGGTGTGGATGTTGTTCCCCAACACTTGCATATATAGTATAAAGTAGAGAAGCATGTCTGAAAAGAAGAATAGTTAGTTGAAGTTCTTCTTAAGTGGGATATCCATCTGATTACATTTTACAGTTCCAATTTCATAAAATGGAAATATACACACTGTGATGCCCTCACAAGGATGGGGATGTCATCATTGGGATGATGATGTTAGAGTGAAAGGAAATAAAATTGAGGAAGTAGAGGACAGGTGTTTTGTAGGTGAAGGAAGGAAGAATGTCAGCTTCTTTCCCCTTAGGGCAACTGTATATTATTGTCAGCTTCTTTATGTCTGGGGTTAGATATCTTTCTAAATGAAGTCATAACTGCTGACACTTGAAATCCTAAAATGACGTCCTTTTGGCCATAACGAAAATATAAACCTTGAAATTATAAGGAGAATCTTACTTCTTTTAGTGAAGTACAAGTACCTTATGCAGCCTGTATAATATTTCAACattccccctcaagttggtaaATTGATATGGATGACTCTTAAACAAGGTAATGTTGCAGAGTCCATCCAATAGAAGATTAATATATGCTAAATCTGAAATCATGCACAGTTCTTCGGTGGTTCTCTGATGACGATGAACTCACATGAGATGTGACCAATTTTCAACTCTTAAGGTTTTAATAATTATGTATTAAATGATTTAAATCACTAATGCTCTAGTATCTGAAGTGCTGCAATTGACTGCCCTTTGAATTGTAGGTTTGGAAGTATCAGGGAACAAACAAGCTAGGTGATGGTGCTTTGGAGCGGATAAACATTGATGTACAGACAGGAGAGGGTTTAACTGGTACAGATTTTTCTCTTAGCAGGTGGCAGAAATGGCTCTTTAAGGTATAATATGGTTGCACTTTGATGTAATTTCAcatgtatatttttttaatcttataATAGTTTTGAAATAAGCTGTGTTGCGTGGTTTAGGTGCTTTAGGACTTTTGAAAATGGATGCCTGctggaatgttttttttttccccttccccTCTTCAATTGTGAGGGTTAAAGGAACAACCTATAAGTTGCTCCACTTTTTGGATGGGAGGAATTTAATTTGTGTTCCTATTCTGGACTCGATTTATAGAAGAAGAGAATGTTTTGGGTGCCATTTACTTTCAAATTTTAATGGAGCCTGCAATATATCACCTTAAAAACAAAGTTTTTGGGGCTCTAATTCAGGAAAATTTATCTACTACTTCTTGTTTGAGGTATCGAAGAATGTTCATATTTAGTGTGTATTGTATGAAAGTACATGTGGGTATGCATGTTGGTTGAGAGGAATTCCTAATCAACTAGGTTCTGGATATTCTTTTGTTATGTTTTGAGATTCACATATGCAGATTGGAGGTTTACCCACTCTGAGTTCTTCTATTTGCTACTATAAAGCACAGCATCTGAAAGTTATTTTGTAACAAGATTTTATGTAGCTTTTATCTCTTAATCTGCCTGTTACCATCTGGAATGTTAATTTGTTTAGTCATGTATCTTTGAAAGTTCTTATCCTCAGTATGGTTTTGTGCATCCTGTTTTGTATTTTCTCATAGTAAGTTACTAGCgttgatttgaaatttgatgTTCTTGCAGTTTATTTGAATTTGGAAAAGTCGGGCAGGGTTTTCATTATGGGATGAAATGCTTGCCAGATCTTGTCTGGCCTCTCTTAAACAAAAGTCAAGTAGAATGTAGAAAAGCGCCTGGGCACATATGGAGACCAGCTCAAAATACACCACAGATGTCATCGAGTGTATCTTGTATAAAAACATTTGGCAAGCACAGCACAGAAAATGACGGTTCTAGCGTCCAGAATGCTCTGTATCCTTGAATATGTTAAGATTAAACTCGGTTTTGTATGGAATACAATTGATGCTTAGACACATGTATTTATGGCTTCAAACTTATTTCAGACTCTTCCAGTGCCTTATTAGTGAAAAATTTATGTTTACTTCTGCAAGCCTTAACATAAGATAACAGGGTATCTACGCTAGGAGCTGAGGACCGTGGTGGATCACTTTTTGTTATTAACCTTACTGAACTCTTAGATTTTCGTCCAAATAGATCTATCTTAAGGCGGAACATTGATGAAGTTGCAACTTTCAACTGCACTGTTTGGACCGCAGATTGTAGATCTGATGGGAGTCCTGCAGTGATTGGCAAGTActgtttcattttctttttcctaagaTATTTTAATTATATGGAAGATGGATTTACTGTTCTCTTGGCACGCGCACACATGCACATTTCACATATCTATCTCTCTTTCACTCTCTGTCTCTCAACATTGTCATTTGACTGCTGGTTTTTGTGACATAAGTAATCGGTGTCAAGGGTTGCCCTTGTTGATTGCTTACACATTTTTGATGAGCTAACATACTCAAGGTTCCAGAAGCTAGCATTAATTAGATAGTATCAAGCGATTTGCTCCTCCTGCTTTTGTGTTGCTGTAGTTGATAGTACGAAAAATATTCTTGGCAACAGTTTTCAAAAACTTAAAGATTGTTAAAGATAATTTTTTGCTTGATTTAGGAACCAATCTGGGAGCTGCTTTGGTAGATCTGGAAACTGGGGTGAAATCATGGCTGCTGCGTGGTAAAAGTGATGTTTTGGCACAACAACTTGTTCACTCGGTAATCTATCCCATATTTAAGGCTCCCTGGagttcctttctttttctttgcaaACGCGTGAGCTTAACTTGAATTGACATTATAGTACTACAATGTCAAGGTAATGAGACTCTGTTTGTACTCTGATGAAGAATTATTGGTCaagtatttttcttctttgatacGTGGAATAATTGATCGAATCTAAATAATCTATACCACAGTTACCTCTTCCCCCCATATTTATTACGTTTAGAAAAAACTCTGCACATTTGACAAAGGTGTTGGTGAAAATTGTCAGTCTGATGTGAAACAGTAGTGAGGTATTCATGATTCCTGTTAGTTTTAGGTTGTGCTTGAAAGCCAAGTTTTAAAATTGACTGCAATCAACCAACTTTTCTTAAGCTATCAGATGCTGCATTCTTGTCAAACTTTATGAAATTTTGTTATAACATATGAGATGCCCGGAAGAGTTCAACATACAAAACCTTAATCCGTGACATTAGGTAAAAAGTGAAGACAAGATATTTGTCTATTGTTTTGATAAGCTACCTACTACATTGCTTTTAAAAACAGTGTCCTACATCCACTTTGTATTTTGTGTGGTTGAGCCTATAAATTTACATGTTAAAGCATCTTCTAAAATATTCCAGTGAATGCCTGGAATAGCTCacattttaggtttggtaagtTTTTTCTTGTATGATCCTCTTCAATGGTCATTGTTCATCTATTTTAGGGAAATCTTGTTTTATGTGGACTCAGAAATGGAGCAATTGTAACGGTTGATGTTCATGAGAAACGGGAAGGATTTTCTGCAAGACATGCTAGTCATAGAATACGGCACTCACCTTTGGATAGCACTCCTGGAAAATCTAGTGAAAAATGGTTCAAGGTATAAAGTTCATTGCTGACTTAACTGTATTTTTCTGTTTTCCCTTCAGACAGAAATCTTATATTTTGTGGTTAAGGAAATAATATCTTTATTTGCTTAAGATTTCAGGTAATTTCAAGTGACAAATAGGAATACAGTTTAGAAGGCTCATATCTGTGATGTATCGAAGTCTTTGTTTCTTTGATATTTGTAACTCTTATTCGAGTCATTGACATAAAACGTTATTCTTTTCCTCCATGTggaaatgatttatgaaattcTCTTAATCTAATGTGGAACTGTGTTCTGAATGTCGTTGCCGCTGTAGTCATTCTATTACATTTTATTGCTTAATTTGCTTTTCTATGTGAAAATGTTAACCTTGGATAATAATCTGATTGTTGTGATGTGCAGCTTTCTGGAAATATACATCCGTATCATACCATAAAAATGCCTTCATCTATTGCATGGTTAGTGCGCTTTTTATCTAACAGTAAGTTTTTATTTATAATGTTTTTTGATAACTTCTGCTCACTCTTGTTTGACTCTTTAGTTTAGTATCGCTTCAGTTTGATGATCAGTACTTCTTGGCAAGCTCCATGGACGGAACGGTTAGTGTTTATTTCAACATTTTTTCAGACGTACGTTTGTTTAGCATGTTTACTCATATGGAGCACTTGAAATTCATCAATAAGTTAAAAGAATATGAATTCTTTACATTGCTTCAATTAAATTCATTTTCATTCTATACATTCACATTTCCAATGAAACAGATGCATAGCAATTAACTAAAGTAACATGTACCATCCCATTATAGGAAGCCAATTTTCTATTTGAAGAAACCAGGATCATGTTGCTTGTAGGTACTAATTAGTTCATTACATATATCCCACAAAAGCACCTCAAATATGGCCATTTATTTCTGTGCTTGATAAGTTGTAATGCTTTTGCCAATGTCACTCATATAAGTTCTTGTTGATTTCATTTCAATCGCTTTGTAGGTAAAGCTTTATGACCATCGCATAATCCAAAGAGGAGCTGTCCAAACTTATGAGGGGAATGTGAATTCCCATACTCGTTTGCAGCTTGGTGTTGATCCATCTGAGCGATTTTTTATATCAGGTGATTATCAGTTCATACTTAGTTTTTATTTTGGCAAGTTATAGTTTGAGCTTCCTCTTACATTTTTGTCTTGTAGGCGGAGAGGACTGCAATTTAAGACTTTGGAGTATAAAGTCAGGTGAACTGCTTTTTGAGGACAAGTTAACAAATACAGTCACCCCAACTGTGTGCTGGCAAAAAGCTGAAGGTAATTTCTGTCTCCTGTACTCTTATTCTCATTGCCATTGGTTTTGGGATGTAACTTTCACCCGTTTCTCCATTTTATTGacatttatttttcaattcCTCTCTAGCGTTTAAAGGATTGCAGGATGAAAGGCAAAAGCTATGACAATGTTAAACATGATAGCTTGGGGGCTTGGCTTGGATCGGCAGAAGGAATATTTTACGTGGACTGGGAACTTTGAGTGTGAGTACTGCGGTCGTGTCCTCAAGAAATTTCTTACAAACATGCCCAGAGCTCAGCTATACTTTTTGTAATTAGGCTTCTGAGTTTTGCAACTCCATGCATGCTCACTAGGCATGAAGGTTTCCCAAGAGATGAATCACAAGGCAATGCTGTTGTCTGCAGGATCTATGCAGGAATGCAAGTGATCACTTTCAGCTGAGATGCACAGGACCGTTCGCCTTGAGAAAAGGATGTTAGATGGTAAAAAACTGCTAAAAGTAGTGCCAGCTGCTTCctagttttttttattctgttctgtttctattttcttttgtaaaAGCAGGTAAGTAGTGAGTTTGTAAAATCAGATGGGAAATCAGTTGTGTGATATTagtaccccataatatataatGAATGATGACAATTTCACTTGTAGAGGCTGATGTTTTGTTATGCTATTGCATGCAACACTGGTAATTACTCATTGCAAACTCGGGACTTGTCAAACAAGTTTCTGTAAATCCAGGATGCTGTCAAAATGTAAATTTGCATCTGTGGTTATAAAGCTGGCGGAATAGATGTGAAGAATATAAACGTAGAGTTGGCAATATTCAGAACTTGTACATAGAACATATGAATTCCCAAATGCTTTGTTTTCTTCAGCTTCTTACGAATATAGTTTGGGTTGGACTCGAAAATTAGCATTGATTAACAAGACTGCAACCCGTACACCTTGAATAATAAACGGaatgtaatctttttttttttaattttctcgaTGACAGTGTGAATGTAATCTTCAGTACGCACAGCATACGTAAAGCGGGTTGATTGCATGGCTCAGATGAGGACAGGAAGTTAGTCATACGAGAAGTAATGACTCTCATGTCTAaaagtagggctgggcacgggccgggcccAACTATAATTTCACTGGGCCCGGAACCGGCCCGTTTTTCACTGAGCCCGGAACCGGCTCGTTTTGACACAAACAGGGACCGGCCCGAAACCGGTCCGTTtcatttcgggccgggcttgcgggctttcgggcccaaaaacctgtattttACTTTTGCTTAGTAGGATATATATATCTACTTTGCTATGTACCCATATTTCATTCATTTCAACCTGTTCAGATTTGAATCTGCAAATTTTGGATATTCCAATGCCACCCTATCCACAGAGCAAGAATCCATTAATATCAAAACTCACACTCACTTACAATCCACCCGAAACCCTAATCTCTCTACTAGCAAAAACCTCACTTTCCAATCATTCCTCAAATCATAATCCTTAAATCACCTAAAAACCACCATAGTCCCCACTGCAGCTGCGGCGTGCGCCGCCCTCGGAGACGGTGGCTCACCAGCCGGCCTGATTCTGCAAAATTCGAACAGCcaaaaaccaaaagaacaatCCGTAAAGTAAACGAACCAAAAGAAAAGCcgaaaattcaataaaaatatAAGTAAATACCTAGTACACTTTCTGATACCAGACAATCACAACTCTAGAGCCACCAATTTGAAgcttcccaaaatcaaaacacaataACTCTATCAAACATAAACACGATCACTATATCAGAATATCACAACAACTGAACAAAGCCTGCAATAACATAGTGCAAGCTACATTAAAATCCATTTCTAGGAttttgagaaagaaagaaactgagAGAGTACATTAAACTCAGAGAGTATAGGGATAAACTGAGAAAGAAACTCACAGATCGGGATTTCGAGCCTCTGCCTCTCCGCGTCTGCGCGTTCTCTCAGCCTCCCCGCGTCTGTGAGTTCTCTCAGCCTCCCCGCGTCTGCGCGTCCTCTTAGCCTCCCCACGTCTTCGAGTCACGGCGTTGGTAGAGGAGAAGATTGAAAGTGACAGTCTCGCCCGTGCAGCAGTGCAggtgaagagaagagagagagagagagagcagtctCGGCGTTGAGTGCTGGGCTTTGGCGGATATGGCGGCCTCTCTCGGTTTAGATCGGGTTTGATAAAAAAGGACTGATAATGAAGGAGGCAGCCTCTCAGTCTCAGTTTGGGAAGAAATGAAGGCTGAGAGAGTGATTGATTAGGTTTAGACATTTAGGTATTTGAGTGAGAATATTTCAGTGTGTCCGATCTTATGTAAAAATATTGAGCCTTATATTATCTCCAATAAGAAATGGACATGTGTCTCTTTTAAATATAAGACGGGCCTAACGGGCTTTTGTCATTTTGAAAGTgacggcccggcccgaaccgcaACTTTGAAAGtaaaggcccggcccgaactgttttgctaaaaaaaaatatagggcCCGGCCCGAACTGGTAGGGCTTTGACGGGCCGATCCGGGTTTGCAGGTTTTCGGgcttaaatgcccagccctagcTAAAAGTCGTGCAACCAGTTGAATAGTCCTAGTTTCTCTACCGTGTTCATCAGGTCATATCTAAACTTAATTTAATAAAAAGACCGCGCTCGGTCGTCGGTGTACATCTTATTCCTATTAATGAAATTATTGTTTAATTCGCCAAAAAACAATAACAGCTTGTTCTGTCTAAATATTTGTCAAACTTAGACAACACGATGTGTCACTGCTTGGCGTCTAAGTCAAAATTGTGGAACATTACTTGATTGCATATGGAAGAACTATCACAAATTTTGGTTATATTGGAGGAGAATCAAACTATCCTAACTCAATAATCTCTTCGTCACGCTTATCACAAGAAAATTTACATTATTACACTATATCTGAATTAAATTGTTTATCTTATCAATTAGAAAAAAAACGCTCTGCAGCAGTTACTAAGCAAAAGGAACGGTTTTCGTGCTTGGTGTTTCGGAGGTTGTGTTGCTCCATTCGGCGGCCCGTCCCTGTGACGTTGTCGTCGGACTAGTAGATGTAGGTGAGTCCACCAGCAAGGGGCAGTGGTGTAGTTAGGGCCGGAACGGGAAGAGTGTGTCGTCTGTTTTGCATACAACGAGGACACGACATGCGGAGTTATGCGGGTTTGTTCGTAGCCAATCGACGATTGAGTCGGGGTTGTGCGCAAGGGCGGAGTTATGGTGGTGGATAGGTGGTTCATGAGGACGACCTCCATCGCCGATTTGGGATGGCGTTGCATCTTCCCCTGTTTTGGGGCTATGGAATTCTAATGGAAGACATGGTGATCGTCCCACTCAGCTACCCAGATTCAGTTTAGCTCTTGGATTCCGGGCGATTCAACTGTCCATGTCACTGGTTGTTCATGGCTCAATGCTGCAACATGAATCCATGGGGGTGGCGGTATAGTTTCGTCGGCGCCAGTGTTCTTCTGCTGAGCACGCCAGACTTGCTGGGAACGAAGGAGTTGGGGCCTCATCTAGGCTACTAGGCCTAATCTGGTGGGCTTGCCTTTCATTATTATTAGGTATTATAGGTATTGTTGATTATTTCAGTCCTCGTAGGTTTATGTTTAAAATACATTTCTGCCACTCTGCGGTAGAGTTAGGTGGGCTTTGTCCTGGCTTGCATAATGCCTTGTCTGACCTATTGAGGCGGCTAGTAGTTGTTGActggacgcaacctcctagcAGAAGAATGACATAAAGTGTCATTGGTCTTGATTCTGATCAGCAACATAGTGGAAAAGTTGATTTTATTATTTGTATATTGACGCTCTTCGTGAGATTGATCTTTTCGATATGTCACCACTCTTGTAAAACAAATGCAGTTGCTAGAGATGCAACCGTTGTTATTTGGTGCATGTTAGGatacattgtttttgtagataTTCCTGCTATTATTGCGGGACATTCTCTTGCCGCTAATTGTAAGTTGGGGTTAAGGCACCATGTCCCCCCATGCATCCTGTTTCATTAATATAGGCTTAAGGGCAGCCACACCAcccttcttcaaaaaaaaaaaaaaaagaagccacTATTTCACAATGGAGTAGTTTTTCAGTACGGCCACCGTGCCGCATGTGTGGTGCTGTAGGCCAATAATAAAGTGAGTGAGGCATAATTTTAAAATTTCACTAGACATTTGCAGAGCAATATAAGTATAGAATTTTAAACAAATATTTTAAATGAATAACTGTGATTGGTGGGCGCACCAAAAGACTTTTCTCTTCACAGAGAATGACCTTGACTATTTgtcataattaaaaatagatTAATACAAGTCAATTAGTTAAAATATGAGTTTTCTGTAGCTGTGGTGTTTTTCGCATCATCTTTGTATATAGAACACAGTTACACACTATAAGCAAGTGAAATAGCCATAAAAACTTATACCTATTATTAGTACGTGTATGATATACCATATGGCTCACAAGAAAACCTGCAATAGTTCCACTTCTTATTACTTGATTCCCTTCATTTTCCTGCTGTTCCTATTACTGTGCTCACCTCAAATAGCAATTTGCAGAGTTCTGCAACTTTCGGAAAGCGGTTAATCTCTTTCCGTCATTTTAGTTCTTTAATTTCTTTGTC
It encodes:
- the LOC112203264 gene encoding uncharacterized protein LOC112203264 gives rise to the protein MTVLASRMLYNRVSTLGAEDRGGSLFVINLTELLDFRPNRSILRRNIDEVATFNCTVWTADCRSDGSPAVIGTNLGAALVDLETGVKSWLLRGKSDVLAQQLVHSGNLVLCGLRNGAIVTVDVHEKREGFSARHASHRIRHSPLDSTPGKSSEKWFKLSGNIHPYHTIKMPSSIACLVSLQFDDQYFLASSMDGTVKLYDHRIIQRGAVQTYEGNVNSHTRLQLGVDPSERFFISGGEDCNLRLWSIKSGELLFEDKLTNTVTPTVCWQKAEAFKGLQDERQKL